A genome region from Crossiella equi includes the following:
- a CDS encoding aminopeptidase P family protein yields the protein MIPGENTLLFGAPEPFTATDHVARMARTFRAARRAGLDGVLVAPGPDLVWLTGYEPTAVTERLTLLVLAPSAPPRLLVPTLERPDAEAAVPSTVVEVLTWDDGTDPYQEASALLPPGGRYALSDSTWSRHLIGLQRAEPGNTYHGLSESLPMLRAVKDPSELARLAAAGAAADAAYAEIVHLRFSGRREDHIAADLADLLRETGHERVEFTIVGSGPNGADPHHGAGSRVIEAGDAVVLDFGGLLHGYGSDTTRTVCVGAPGAELQRVHQVVRAAQQAAFEAVHPGVACEEIDRVARQLITDAGYGPWFIHRTGHGIGVSTHEPPYLVAGERQPLEPGMCFSIEPGVYLPGRFGVRIEDIVTVTEDGARRLNNTDHALQVVE from the coding sequence GTGATCCCCGGCGAGAACACCCTCCTCTTCGGAGCGCCGGAGCCGTTCACGGCCACCGACCACGTGGCGCGCATGGCACGCACGTTCCGCGCCGCGCGCCGGGCCGGGCTGGACGGCGTGCTCGTCGCGCCGGGCCCGGACCTGGTGTGGCTGACCGGCTACGAGCCGACGGCGGTCACCGAGCGGCTCACCCTGCTCGTGCTCGCCCCGTCGGCACCGCCCCGGCTGCTCGTGCCCACCCTGGAACGCCCCGATGCCGAGGCGGCCGTGCCCAGCACCGTGGTCGAGGTGCTCACCTGGGACGACGGCACCGACCCCTACCAGGAGGCCAGCGCGCTGCTGCCGCCCGGCGGCCGGTACGCGCTCTCCGACTCGACCTGGTCCAGGCACCTCATCGGGCTGCAGCGCGCCGAACCGGGCAACACCTACCACGGGCTGTCGGAGAGCCTGCCGATGCTCCGCGCGGTGAAGGACCCCAGCGAGCTCGCCCGCCTCGCCGCCGCGGGCGCCGCGGCGGACGCGGCCTACGCCGAGATCGTGCACCTGCGCTTCAGCGGGCGCCGCGAGGACCACATCGCGGCCGACCTCGCCGACCTGCTGCGGGAAACCGGCCACGAGCGGGTCGAGTTCACCATCGTCGGCTCGGGCCCCAACGGCGCCGACCCGCACCACGGGGCGGGCAGCCGGGTCATCGAGGCCGGTGACGCGGTGGTGCTCGACTTCGGCGGTCTGCTGCACGGGTACGGCTCCGACACCACCCGGACGGTCTGCGTCGGCGCACCCGGTGCGGAGCTCCAGCGCGTGCACCAGGTGGTGCGCGCGGCGCAGCAGGCCGCGTTCGAGGCCGTGCACCCGGGCGTGGCCTGCGAGGAGATCGACCGGGTGGCGCGGCAGCTGATCACTGACGCCGGGTACGGGCCGTGGTTCATCCACCGCACCGGGCACGGGATCGGGGTGAGCACGCACGAGCCGCCGTACCTGGTGGCGGGGGAGCGGCAGCCGCTGGAGCCCGGGATGTGTTTCTCCATCGAGCCGGGGGTGTACCTGCCGGGCCGGTTCGGCGTGCGGATCGAGGACATCGTGACCGTCACCGAGGACGGGGCCCGGCGGCTCAACAACACCGACCATGCCCTCCAGGTCGTCGAGTAG
- a CDS encoding DUF1269 domain-containing protein — protein sequence MATLTIWRFDSPDGAHRAAGQVESLAKSQLITVHDAAVVWWPPDSGKPKLRQLRSLTGRGALSGTFWGMLFGLIFFVPLLGAAVGATVGAASGALTDLGIDDDLIRQIRDDLVPGTSAVFLLTSDAVLDKVRAAFSNLPTPQLLFTNLSPAQEESLRQMFPEEHHS from the coding sequence ATGGCCACGTTGACGATCTGGCGGTTCGACTCACCCGACGGCGCGCACCGCGCGGCGGGGCAGGTCGAGTCGCTGGCGAAGAGCCAGCTCATCACGGTCCACGACGCGGCCGTCGTGTGGTGGCCGCCGGACAGCGGGAAACCGAAGCTGCGCCAGCTGCGCAGCCTGACCGGGCGCGGCGCGCTCTCCGGCACGTTCTGGGGCATGCTGTTCGGCCTGATCTTCTTCGTTCCACTGCTCGGTGCGGCGGTCGGGGCGACGGTGGGGGCGGCCAGCGGCGCGCTGACCGACCTGGGCATCGACGACGACCTCATCCGCCAGATCCGCGACGACCTCGTCCCCGGTACCTCGGCGGTGTTCCTGCTGACCTCCGACGCCGTGCTGGACAAGGTCCGGGCGGCCTTCTCGAACCTGCCCACCCCGCAGCTGCTGTTCACCAACCTCAGCCCCGCGCAGGAGGAGTCGCTGCGGCAGATGTTCCCCGAGGAGCACCACTCGTGA
- a CDS encoding class II glutamine amidotransferase, with protein MCRWIAYSGSPVRLEELLYKPENSLVVQSRHARLGAETTNGDGFGVGWYGDLATPGIFRSVQPAWHDHNLRELAGQAKSGRVFAHVRASTGTAVQETNCHPFRHGRWLWMHNGAIADFPVLKRDLVLAVDPGLYPWIEGSTDSEVLFYLALTMGLQQHPAAALARAVRLVERTGQRHGVPHPVQLTVATTDGETTWAFRYASTGRSRSLFHSTDVATLRHQYPDNPVLHRVSEDARLVVSEPLGSLHGAWREVPESSVLTIRGDVAELHAFDPARG; from the coding sequence ATGTGCCGGTGGATCGCCTACTCCGGTTCGCCCGTGCGGCTGGAGGAGCTGCTCTACAAACCCGAGAACTCCCTTGTGGTGCAGAGCAGGCACGCCCGGCTCGGCGCGGAGACGACCAACGGGGACGGCTTCGGCGTGGGCTGGTACGGGGACCTGGCCACGCCGGGGATCTTCCGCAGCGTCCAGCCCGCCTGGCACGACCACAACCTGCGCGAGCTGGCCGGGCAGGCGAAGTCCGGCCGGGTGTTCGCGCACGTGCGGGCCTCCACCGGCACGGCGGTGCAGGAGACGAACTGCCACCCCTTCCGCCACGGCCGCTGGCTGTGGATGCACAACGGGGCGATCGCGGACTTCCCGGTGCTCAAACGGGACCTGGTCCTGGCGGTCGACCCGGGTCTGTACCCGTGGATCGAGGGCTCCACGGACTCGGAGGTGCTGTTCTACCTGGCCCTGACCATGGGCCTGCAACAGCATCCGGCAGCCGCACTGGCCCGCGCGGTGCGGTTGGTGGAACGGACCGGGCAGCGGCACGGTGTGCCGCACCCGGTCCAGCTCACCGTCGCCACCACCGATGGCGAGACCACCTGGGCCTTCCGCTACGCCAGCACGGGCCGTTCCCGGTCGCTGTTCCACAGCACGGACGTCGCCACGCTGCGCCACCAGTACCCGGACAACCCGGTGCTGCACCGGGTTTCCGAGGACGCGCGGCTGGTGGTGTCCGAACCTCTGGGCAGCCTGCACGGGGCCTGGCGCGAGGTGCCGGAGTCCTCGGTCCTCACCATCCGGGGGGACGTGGCCGAGCTGCACGCCTTCGACCCGGCACGGGGGTGA
- a CDS encoding glycosyltransferase, translating to MRVLLSTYGSRGDVEPLAGLAVRLRELGAEVRVCAPPDPDCRARVESVGAEFVPYGWSARELAAQAAQEDKAGVPRDIPWHARRIIGAAFEVLPEAVADADLAVVTGLLPAAAAARSVAELVGVPAQYVALQKLSVPSPHHAPMAYPMHPYPPEVTDNRQLWDLFREATDALFLAALNDHRVAAGLAAVPHINDYLMGAAPWLATDPVLDPWQEPSDLPVRQTGAWLMADPNPLPADLIAFLDAGTPPVYVGFGSMVMHTSEDLPRTAVNAVRALGRRLVLKRGWAGLDLVDHQDDCFLVDEVNQHALFARVAAVVHHGGAGTTTTALKAGAAQVVVPQLADQPYFARRVAELGTGVAHDGAAPTEESLTAALRAALSPAVRSRATAVAGQVLDGAGVAAHQVLELVNRERALARS from the coding sequence GTGCGAGTGCTGTTGTCGACGTACGGGTCCCGGGGCGATGTCGAGCCGCTGGCCGGGCTCGCGGTCCGGCTGCGGGAGCTGGGGGCCGAGGTGCGCGTGTGCGCGCCGCCGGACCCGGACTGCCGGGCGCGCGTGGAGAGCGTGGGCGCGGAGTTCGTACCGTACGGCTGGTCCGCCCGGGAGCTGGCCGCGCAGGCGGCGCAGGAGGACAAGGCGGGTGTGCCGAGGGACATCCCCTGGCACGCGCGCCGGATCATCGGGGCCGCCTTCGAGGTCCTGCCCGAGGCGGTGGCCGACGCCGATCTGGCCGTGGTGACCGGTCTGCTGCCCGCGGCCGCGGCGGCGCGCTCGGTGGCCGAGCTGGTGGGCGTGCCCGCCCAGTACGTGGCGCTGCAGAAGCTGAGCGTGCCCTCGCCGCACCACGCGCCGATGGCCTACCCGATGCACCCGTACCCGCCGGAGGTCACCGACAACCGGCAGCTCTGGGACCTGTTCCGCGAGGCCACCGACGCGCTGTTCCTGGCCGCGCTCAACGACCACCGCGTGGCGGCCGGCCTGGCCGCGGTCCCGCACATCAACGACTACCTCATGGGCGCGGCCCCGTGGCTGGCCACCGATCCGGTCCTGGACCCCTGGCAGGAGCCCTCGGACCTGCCGGTGCGCCAGACCGGGGCCTGGCTGATGGCCGACCCGAACCCGCTGCCCGCCGACCTCATCGCCTTCCTGGACGCGGGCACCCCGCCGGTCTACGTCGGCTTCGGCAGCATGGTCATGCACACCAGCGAGGACCTCCCGCGCACCGCGGTCAACGCGGTCCGGGCCCTGGGCCGCCGCCTGGTGCTCAAGCGCGGCTGGGCGGGCCTGGACCTCGTCGACCACCAGGACGACTGCTTCCTCGTCGACGAGGTCAACCAGCACGCCCTGTTCGCCCGGGTGGCCGCGGTCGTGCACCACGGCGGCGCGGGCACCACGACCACCGCGCTGAAGGCCGGTGCCGCGCAGGTGGTCGTACCGCAGCTGGCCGACCAGCCGTACTTCGCGCGCCGCGTCGCCGAGCTGGGCACCGGGGTCGCGCACGACGGGGCCGCGCCCACCGAGGAGTCGCTGACCGCCGCGCTGCGGGCCGCGCTGTCCCCGGCGGTCCGCTCCCGGGCCACCGCCGTGGCGGGGCAGGTGCTGGACGGCGCCGGGGTGGCCGCGCACCAGGTGCTGGAGCTGGTCAACCGGGAGCGCGCACTGGCGCGGAGCTGA
- a CDS encoding alpha/beta fold hydrolase: MTIPQNLRRARTKLALPVLAIGGADNLGSGVAGALRLGAADVRELVLPDCGHWVAEEAPDSLLAGLLPFLR; this comes from the coding sequence GTGACGATCCCGCAGAACCTCCGGCGCGCCCGTACCAAGCTGGCCCTGCCCGTGCTGGCGATCGGCGGGGCGGACAACCTGGGCAGTGGCGTGGCCGGGGCGCTGCGGCTGGGCGCCGCCGACGTGCGCGAGCTGGTGCTCCCGGACTGCGGCCACTGGGTGGCTGAGGAGGCCCCGGACTCGCTGCTGGCCGGGCTCCTGCCGTTCCTCAGGTAG
- a CDS encoding alpha/beta fold hydrolase produces the protein MSEHLSRRGVVKAAGLGALLLGLGRTEAAAAPAGPRLPPGFGRTFTSSFVVANGLRQHVVTGGDGPPLLLVHGWPQTWYAWRHVMPALAEEFRVVAVDQRGMGRTGKPRTGYDTATLATDLVALMEALGHGRFDVVGHDTGLAIGYALAADHPARVRRLAVAEAVLPGLSETPPVLTSPQATERLWHLMFNRLGPEVNEALVRGREEVYFGPKFTGLPREAAEHYVSVLRDPDNLRGSFGWYGRWT, from the coding sequence GTGAGTGAACACCTCTCCCGGCGCGGTGTGGTCAAGGCCGCCGGGCTCGGGGCCCTGCTGCTCGGGCTCGGGCGCACCGAGGCCGCCGCCGCACCGGCCGGACCGCGGCTGCCGCCCGGGTTCGGGCGGACGTTCACCAGCTCGTTCGTCGTGGCCAACGGCCTGCGGCAGCACGTGGTCACGGGCGGGGACGGTCCGCCGCTGCTGCTCGTGCACGGCTGGCCGCAGACCTGGTACGCCTGGCGGCACGTCATGCCCGCGCTGGCCGAGGAGTTCCGGGTCGTCGCGGTGGACCAGCGGGGGATGGGCCGCACCGGCAAACCGCGCACCGGCTACGACACCGCCACCCTCGCCACCGACCTGGTCGCGCTGATGGAGGCCTTGGGGCACGGGCGCTTCGACGTGGTCGGACACGACACCGGGCTCGCCATCGGCTACGCCCTGGCCGCCGACCACCCGGCACGCGTTCGGCGGCTCGCGGTGGCCGAGGCCGTGCTGCCGGGCCTGAGCGAGACCCCGCCGGTGCTCACCTCGCCGCAGGCCACCGAACGCCTGTGGCACCTCATGTTCAACCGCCTGGGCCCCGAGGTGAACGAGGCGCTCGTGCGGGGCCGGGAGGAGGTCTACTTCGGCCCGAAGTTCACCGGCCTGCCACGCGAGGCGGCCGAGCACTACGTGTCCGTGCTGCGCGACCCGGACAACCTGCGCGGCAGCTTCGGCTGGTACGGGCGCTGGACGTGA
- a CDS encoding creatininase family protein → MTTAAETAWNRLTAAELNALAERNAVVLLPIGSTEQHGPHLPTGVDDLLAAEVTRLAAEQLAGLVPVVVAPAIPFGLAEHHMAFGGTITLGLGTLHALLRDVCRSISRAGFNRILIVNGHGGNMTALHALVTELGVEVPAQIGLANYFTLAREVVAETLEAQDGLMHACEGETSLMLAAFPELVRGDKLTRAHGPAITMPAESKAPVYLPVSFRTFTPGGVAGDARAATAAKGKRLLAACARELADAVLANPWG, encoded by the coding sequence GTGACCACCGCCGCGGAAACCGCCTGGAACCGGCTCACCGCCGCCGAGCTCAACGCGCTCGCGGAGCGGAACGCCGTTGTGCTGCTGCCCATCGGGTCCACCGAGCAGCACGGACCGCACCTGCCCACCGGCGTGGACGACCTGCTCGCCGCCGAGGTCACCCGGCTGGCCGCCGAGCAGCTGGCCGGGCTGGTCCCGGTGGTGGTCGCCCCCGCCATCCCGTTCGGGCTGGCCGAGCACCACATGGCCTTCGGCGGCACCATCACCCTCGGCCTGGGCACACTGCACGCGCTGCTCCGGGACGTGTGCCGGTCCATCTCGCGCGCCGGGTTCAACCGGATCCTCATCGTCAACGGGCACGGCGGCAACATGACCGCCCTGCACGCCCTGGTCACCGAGCTGGGCGTGGAGGTGCCCGCCCAGATCGGGCTGGCCAACTACTTCACCCTCGCGCGGGAGGTGGTGGCGGAGACCCTGGAGGCCCAGGACGGGCTGATGCACGCCTGCGAGGGCGAGACCTCGCTGATGCTGGCCGCCTTCCCGGAGCTGGTGCGCGGGGACAAGCTGACCCGTGCCCACGGTCCCGCGATCACCATGCCCGCCGAGTCGAAGGCACCGGTCTACCTGCCGGTGTCCTTCCGGACCTTCACCCCCGGCGGGGTGGCCGGGGACGCCCGGGCCGCCACGGCGGCCAAGGGCAAGCGGCTGCTGGCCGCGTGCGCCCGGGAGCTGGCGGACGCGGTGCTCGCCAACCCGTGGGGGTGA
- a CDS encoding alpha/beta fold hydrolase, which yields MTPENLTLHIGAHSHTALATGPADGQLVLFLHGWPEFADCWQHHLAVLGRAGYRAVAVDQRGYATGARPSDPADYAVPTLVRDALGFADALGAQRFHLVAHDWGGMVAWSLAGHHPERLSSLSVLATPHPEALHAEQRRDEQQDRRLDYVRFFRQRDGAPEASLLAEDGARIRLAYGGKLPEHLVANNIRRLQEPGALSATLNWYRAMGEDLHVRAPRITTPTLYAWGALDAALGRGAAERTREFVDAEYEFVEYADGSHWLPEERPAETAELVLRHVDKHNGR from the coding sequence ATGACACCCGAGAACCTGACACTCCACATCGGAGCGCACTCGCACACCGCCCTGGCCACCGGGCCCGCCGACGGGCAGCTCGTGCTGTTCCTGCACGGCTGGCCCGAGTTCGCCGACTGCTGGCAGCACCACCTGGCGGTCCTGGGCCGGGCGGGCTACCGCGCGGTCGCGGTGGACCAGCGCGGCTACGCCACCGGCGCCCGCCCCTCGGACCCGGCCGACTACGCGGTGCCCACCCTGGTCCGCGACGCCCTGGGCTTCGCCGACGCGCTGGGCGCGCAGCGCTTCCACCTGGTCGCGCACGACTGGGGCGGCATGGTCGCCTGGTCCCTGGCGGGCCACCACCCGGAGCGGCTCAGTTCGCTGTCCGTGCTGGCCACCCCGCACCCGGAGGCGCTCCACGCGGAGCAGCGGCGCGACGAGCAGCAGGACCGCAGGCTGGACTACGTGCGCTTCTTCCGGCAGCGCGACGGTGCCCCGGAGGCCTCGCTGCTGGCCGAGGACGGCGCGCGGATCCGCCTGGCCTACGGCGGCAAGCTGCCGGAGCACTTGGTGGCGAACAACATCCGCCGCCTCCAGGAGCCGGGCGCGCTCTCGGCCACGCTGAACTGGTACCGCGCCATGGGCGAGGACCTGCACGTCCGGGCACCCCGCATCACCACGCCCACGCTCTACGCCTGGGGCGCCCTGGACGCCGCGCTCGGCCGCGGTGCGGCGGAGCGGACCCGGGAGTTCGTGGACGCGGAGTACGAGTTCGTGGAGTACGCCGACGGCAGCCACTGGCTGCCCGAGGAACGCCCTGCCGAGACCGCCGAGCTCGTGCTGCGGCACGTGGACAAGCACAACGGGCGATGA
- a CDS encoding VOC family protein, whose product MTALHDSEARSVMLRIGNAYIELFEYTNPEPVPGDPDRRPCAAGSTHLCLDVVGLDAEYQRLLARGMRFHSEPQDVAPGVRTTYGRDPDGNIVELQEVTEPTARIALRPLES is encoded by the coding sequence ATCACCGCCCTGCACGACAGCGAGGCTCGGAGCGTCATGCTGCGGATCGGGAACGCCTACATCGAGCTGTTCGAGTACACCAACCCCGAGCCCGTGCCCGGCGACCCGGACCGGCGGCCGTGTGCTGCCGGGAGCACGCACCTGTGCCTGGACGTGGTGGGCCTGGACGCGGAGTACCAGCGGCTGCTGGCGCGCGGCATGCGCTTCCACTCCGAGCCGCAGGACGTCGCGCCCGGGGTGCGGACCACCTACGGCCGGGACCCGGATGGCAACATCGTGGAGTTGCAGGAAGTCACCGAGCCGACCGCTCGCATCGCGTTGAGGCCGCTGGAGTCATGA
- a CDS encoding MFS transporter, which yields MFTVLGLGSALLGPTLGDLARVLAISLPMAGAVRTGRQAGQFVASVGCAWLGSRRPAAHLGLAGFLCYCLGLVLLLLDGGLPLAVAAAVLWGLGQGGLHVVCNAEVVSRTGADAPRHMATLHFWYSLGSITGPLLVYLCRLTGHWWSAYLLAAATMAGLAVRLFRRPVTGSSVPGPRPNLRLDYRVLAAPMLAVTAVNMVNAGLADWTYQNSVLLAHATAGQATVVTSAFWVAIAVGRWLSARLVRPFGTGALLLVSAAVAAAGTGGIVLCGGDVPGLTVATALAGLGIAPLYPLLTALGAAAAEDTTSAAGVLSAGAAAAAAIGPFLQGLLGNGHDGGMILPAALALPLVVGVVLTVRQDRSRKTTRPMAAD from the coding sequence GTGTTCACCGTGCTCGGACTCGGCTCGGCGCTGCTCGGCCCGACCCTGGGCGACCTGGCGCGGGTGCTGGCGATCAGCCTGCCGATGGCGGGCGCGGTGCGCACCGGGCGCCAGGCCGGGCAGTTCGTGGCCTCGGTCGGCTGCGCCTGGCTCGGCTCCCGAAGACCGGCGGCACACCTGGGCCTGGCGGGCTTCCTCTGCTACTGCCTGGGCCTGGTGCTCCTGCTCCTGGACGGCGGCCTGCCCCTCGCGGTGGCCGCCGCAGTGCTGTGGGGCCTGGGCCAGGGCGGGCTGCACGTGGTGTGCAACGCCGAGGTCGTCTCCCGCACCGGCGCCGACGCGCCGCGCCACATGGCCACCTTGCACTTCTGGTACAGCCTGGGCTCGATCACGGGCCCGCTGCTGGTCTACCTGTGCCGCCTGACCGGGCACTGGTGGTCGGCCTACCTGCTGGCGGCGGCGACCATGGCCGGGCTCGCGGTGCGCCTGTTCAGACGTCCGGTCACCGGATCGAGCGTGCCCGGTCCGCGCCCGAACCTCCGGCTGGACTATCGGGTGCTGGCCGCGCCCATGCTCGCGGTCACCGCGGTGAACATGGTCAACGCGGGCCTGGCCGACTGGACCTACCAGAACTCGGTGCTGCTCGCGCACGCCACCGCGGGCCAGGCCACCGTGGTGACCTCGGCGTTCTGGGTGGCCATCGCGGTGGGCCGCTGGCTGTCCGCCCGCCTGGTCCGCCCGTTCGGCACCGGCGCGCTGCTGCTCGTCTCGGCCGCGGTGGCCGCAGCCGGGACCGGGGGCATCGTGCTGTGCGGCGGGGACGTGCCCGGGCTGACCGTGGCCACCGCACTGGCCGGGCTGGGCATCGCGCCGCTGTACCCACTGCTGACCGCCCTGGGTGCGGCGGCGGCCGAGGACACCACGAGCGCGGCGGGCGTGCTGTCCGCCGGTGCGGCCGCCGCGGCCGCGATCGGGCCCTTCCTGCAAGGCCTGCTCGGCAACGGGCACGACGGCGGCATGATCCTGCCCGCGGCCCTCGCTCTGCCCCTGGTCGTGGGCGTCGTGCTCACCGTGCGTCAGGACCGGTCGCGGAAAACCACCCGTCCGATGGCTGCGGATTGA
- a CDS encoding DeoR/GlpR family DNA-binding transcription regulator, with product MQAEDRKRRILARARADGRVDVMAMASEFGVAPETVRRDLKSLGEHGLLRRTHGGALPVESAGFETGLAFRAGSMVPEKQRIARAAAERLDEAETVFIDEGFTPHLIAENLPTNRQLTVVTASLPTAAALSEQPSTTVLLLGGRVRGRTKATVDHWAIRMLSELVIDLAYIGANGISREHGLTTPDPVVSAVKAQAIAASRRKIFVGVHTKFGVASFSRFAAVSDFEAIVTDTTLSPTEAHRYALLGPKVIRV from the coding sequence ATGCAGGCGGAGGACCGCAAGCGGCGCATCCTGGCCCGCGCCCGCGCGGACGGCCGGGTCGACGTGATGGCCATGGCCAGCGAGTTCGGGGTGGCGCCGGAGACCGTGCGGCGCGACCTGAAGTCCCTCGGCGAGCACGGCCTGCTGCGCCGCACGCACGGCGGTGCGCTGCCGGTGGAGAGCGCGGGCTTCGAGACCGGGCTGGCCTTCCGGGCGGGCTCGATGGTGCCGGAGAAGCAGCGCATCGCCCGCGCCGCCGCCGAACGCCTGGACGAGGCCGAGACGGTCTTCATCGACGAGGGCTTCACCCCGCACCTCATCGCCGAGAACCTGCCCACCAACCGCCAGCTCACCGTGGTCACCGCCTCCCTGCCCACGGCGGCGGCCCTGTCCGAACAGCCCAGCACCACCGTGCTGCTGCTCGGCGGCCGGGTCCGGGGCCGCACCAAGGCCACCGTGGACCACTGGGCGATCCGCATGCTCAGCGAGCTGGTGATCGACCTGGCCTACATCGGGGCCAACGGGATCTCCCGCGAACACGGCCTGACCACACCCGACCCGGTGGTCTCCGCGGTCAAGGCGCAGGCCATCGCGGCCTCCCGGCGGAAGATCTTCGTCGGGGTGCACACCAAGTTCGGCGTGGCGAGCTTCAGCCGCTTCGCCGCGGTCTCGGACTTCGAGGCGATCGTCACCGACACCACCCTCTCCCCCACCGAGGCACACCGCTACGCCCTGCTGGGCCCGAAGGTCATCCGGGTTTAG
- a CDS encoding ABC transporter substrate-binding protein, whose product MTSSQPRKCLALLLSTALLAGGCAGAGGLGDPDDPNSINVLMVNNPQMLDIQRLTAEHFTKKSGVKVNFTVLPENDVRDKISQDFTSQAGQYDIATLSNYEVPIYAKNKWLASLDEFVAADPGFDQQDVLEPIRKSLTAADGKVYAQPFYGESSFLMYRKDILAAKGLTMPERPTWQQVAEIAAAVDGSQKDLKGICLRGQPGWGQLMAPLTTVVNTFGGTWFTQDWQAKLASPEFTEATRFYVDLVREHGEAGAPQAGFAECLNNMTQGKTAMWYDATSAAGLLEAEDSPVRGKLGFAQAPVVKTQSSGWLYTWAFAMQQASAKKQAAWKFMSWASGKDYETVAGQQLGWSKVPDGKRTSTYQRPEYLKLGGSYADATRQAIATANPDNPGVQPRPAYGIQFVGIPEFTNLGTQVSQEISSAIAGRQSVDEALAAAQGLADKVAAKYRKS is encoded by the coding sequence ATGACGTCATCCCAGCCCAGGAAATGCCTGGCCTTGCTGCTGTCCACCGCGCTGCTGGCGGGAGGCTGCGCGGGCGCGGGCGGCCTAGGTGACCCGGACGACCCGAACTCCATCAACGTGCTGATGGTGAACAACCCGCAGATGCTGGACATCCAGCGCCTGACCGCGGAGCACTTCACCAAGAAGAGCGGGGTGAAGGTGAACTTCACCGTGCTGCCGGAGAACGACGTCCGCGACAAGATCAGCCAGGACTTCACCAGCCAGGCCGGGCAGTACGACATCGCCACGCTGTCCAACTACGAGGTCCCGATCTACGCCAAGAACAAGTGGCTGGCCTCCCTGGACGAGTTCGTCGCGGCCGACCCCGGCTTCGACCAGCAGGACGTCCTGGAGCCGATCCGCAAGTCGCTGACCGCCGCGGACGGCAAGGTCTACGCGCAGCCGTTCTACGGCGAGTCCTCCTTCCTCATGTACCGCAAGGACATCCTGGCGGCCAAGGGCCTGACCATGCCGGAGCGGCCGACCTGGCAGCAGGTGGCCGAGATCGCGGCCGCGGTGGACGGTTCCCAGAAGGACCTCAAGGGCATCTGCCTGCGCGGCCAGCCCGGCTGGGGCCAGCTGATGGCGCCGCTGACCACCGTGGTCAACACCTTCGGCGGCACCTGGTTCACCCAGGACTGGCAGGCGAAGCTGGCCTCGCCGGAGTTCACCGAGGCCACCAGGTTCTACGTGGACCTGGTGCGCGAGCACGGTGAGGCGGGCGCGCCGCAGGCCGGGTTCGCCGAGTGCCTGAACAACATGACCCAGGGCAAGACCGCGATGTGGTACGACGCCACCTCGGCGGCCGGTCTGCTGGAGGCCGAGGACTCGCCGGTGCGCGGCAAGCTCGGCTTCGCGCAGGCGCCGGTGGTCAAGACGCAGAGCTCGGGCTGGCTCTACACCTGGGCCTTCGCCATGCAGCAGGCGTCGGCGAAGAAGCAGGCGGCCTGGAAGTTCATGTCCTGGGCCTCCGGCAAGGACTACGAGACCGTTGCCGGGCAACAGCTCGGCTGGTCCAAGGTGCCCGACGGCAAGCGCACCTCGACCTACCAGCGCCCGGAGTACCTCAAGCTCGGCGGTTCCTACGCCGACGCGACCCGGCAGGCCATCGCCACCGCCAACCCGGACAACCCGGGGGTGCAGCCCCGGCCCGCCTACGGCATCCAGTTCGTCGGCATCCCCGAGTTCACCAATCTCGGCACGCAGGTCTCCCAGGAGATCAGCTCCGCCATCGCCGGGCGCCAGTCCGTCGACGAGGCCCTCGCCGCGGCGCAGGGCCTGGCGGACAAGGTCGCGGCCAAGTACCGGAAGTCCTGA